Proteins from a genomic interval of Caldisericaceae bacterium:
- a CDS encoding S-layer homology domain-containing protein, with translation MKKVLVSFLVVLMVLTLFAVRPLSVAGAGFKDVPEDYWAKDQIDYLVTKGVIAGFPDGTFKPETPVTREQFAKMICIAKGLKEYKPSTPTFKDVSASRWSFGYVEAAVKAGYIKGYPNGIFKPENSITRQELAVLGVRVVGKEKEAQAFKGEPIVWANDWKKIASWAVGAVTLAYRPDIQILTYHTKEATVDPTMAATRSECAYAIYKIVVPPQFGGRVVIAQTQEPDALMSFATSMMAQRNIAMQYEDGLIMAFPNGVLAPRMALNVPNFKDGTWTTYKVNDKTYMKTTYYLRKGVKWSDGVPVNYEQDIKFGVYDIYLSGKIEQIPTTDPYDKIEKIEFPNPYTMVITWKDTTPYANLGLPMYPKHFYSQVPLDQITSSALAKKPVHAGPYKIKEWVEGAYISLEPNPNWFGWAGSKPLIQEFVYQWIPDTNTMLMNVLAGKVDLTLIGLGEKEAQQAARIKTIKVQRVLSTFWEHLEVNTTDPILSDVKVRKALAYGIDCNDLNNRVFLGQRRVSYYPYIALFNAFYRNEKATTPKYDPAMANKLLDEAGWKMGSDGYRYKDGKKLTIELSTTTRQDRKDEAVVLQAQLKKIGVDLQTKFLSASYFFGTYTTHRMFQLAMFAWGGDPLDPGGYTLYHSDQIPTEANEWEGQNYTGISDPTLDDAIYKATHEVDPAVRQKNYYIADQRIADLVPQIGLVIWTDIYTPKANLAMAGFDYVVSSSIGYTYNSELWYWEKK, from the coding sequence ATGAAGAAAGTATTAGTATCATTTCTTGTAGTTTTAATGGTTTTGACGCTTTTTGCAGTTAGACCGTTAAGTGTTGCTGGCGCAGGTTTTAAAGATGTGCCGGAAGATTATTGGGCAAAAGATCAAATCGATTATTTGGTTACAAAAGGTGTAATTGCAGGTTTCCCTGATGGAACATTCAAACCAGAGACTCCTGTAACAAGAGAGCAATTTGCAAAAATGATTTGTATTGCAAAAGGGCTCAAAGAGTATAAACCTTCTACACCAACATTTAAAGATGTAAGCGCATCTCGTTGGTCATTTGGCTATGTAGAAGCAGCTGTCAAAGCTGGTTACATTAAAGGGTATCCTAATGGAATATTTAAGCCAGAAAATTCCATCACAAGGCAAGAACTTGCAGTGCTTGGTGTAAGAGTGGTTGGTAAAGAAAAAGAAGCACAAGCATTCAAGGGCGAACCAATTGTTTGGGCAAACGATTGGAAAAAGATTGCTTCTTGGGCAGTTGGAGCAGTTACACTTGCATACAGACCTGATATACAGATTCTTACTTACCACACAAAAGAGGCAACTGTTGACCCAACAATGGCAGCAACAAGGTCAGAGTGTGCATATGCAATCTATAAGATTGTTGTGCCCCCACAGTTTGGTGGAAGAGTAGTTATTGCACAAACACAAGAACCTGATGCACTAATGAGTTTTGCAACTTCAATGATGGCACAGCGTAATATCGCTATGCAGTATGAAGATGGTTTAATTATGGCATTCCCCAACGGAGTATTGGCTCCAAGAATGGCACTTAATGTTCCAAACTTTAAAGATGGCACCTGGACGACCTACAAGGTAAATGACAAGACCTATATGAAGACAACTTACTACCTGAGAAAAGGTGTGAAGTGGTCAGATGGTGTTCCTGTAAATTACGAACAAGATATTAAATTTGGTGTGTATGACATTTATCTTTCCGGAAAAATTGAGCAGATACCTACAACAGATCCTTATGATAAGATTGAAAAAATTGAATTCCCTAATCCATACACAATGGTTATAACTTGGAAAGATACAACACCATATGCAAACCTTGGTCTTCCGATGTATCCTAAACACTTCTATAGCCAGGTTCCATTAGATCAAATTACATCTTCAGCCCTTGCAAAGAAACCTGTTCATGCAGGTCCATACAAGATTAAAGAGTGGGTTGAAGGGGCATATATTTCTCTTGAACCTAATCCTAACTGGTTCGGTTGGGCTGGTTCAAAACCACTTATCCAAGAGTTTGTGTATCAGTGGATACCTGATACAAATACCATGTTAATGAATGTTCTTGCAGGAAAGGTTGATTTAACTCTCATAGGACTTGGAGAGAAAGAAGCTCAACAGGCAGCAAGAATTAAGACTATTAAAGTTCAAAGGGTTCTTTCAACTTTCTGGGAACATCTTGAAGTTAATACAACTGATCCAATCCTTTCTGATGTAAAAGTCCGTAAAGCACTTGCCTATGGTATTGATTGCAATGATTTGAATAACCGTGTATTCTTAGGTCAAAGAAGAGTTAGCTACTATCCTTATATCGCACTCTTTAACGCATTCTATAGAAACGAAAAAGCAACTACACCAAAATACGATCCTGCAATGGCAAATAAACTCCTTGATGAAGCAGGCTGGAAGATGGGTTCTGATGGCTACAGATACAAAGACGGAAAGAAGTTAACCATTGAACTTTCAACGACAACAAGACAAGATAGAAAAGACGAAGCTGTAGTTCTACAAGCACAACTTAAGAAAATTGGTGTTGATCTTCAAACGAAATTCTTATCAGCATCATACTTCTTTGGCACTTATACTACTCACAGGATGTTCCAGTTAGCAATGTTTGCTTGGGGTGGTGATCCACTTGATCCAGGTGGATACACACTTTATCACTCCGACCAAATTCCAACCGAAGCAAATGAATGGGAAGGACAAAACTATACTGGTATTTCTGACCCTACCCTTGATGATGCAATTTATAAGGCAACTCATGAAGTTGACCCAGCAGTCCGTCAAAAGAACTACTATATTGCAGATCAGAGGATTGCAGACCTTGTGCCACAAATTGGATTAGTTATATGGACTGATATCTATACACCAAAAGCAAATCTTGCTATGGCAGGCTTTGATTATGTGGTTTCCTCTTCTATTGGTTACACATACAATTCAGAGCTCTGGTATTGGGAAAAGAAATAA
- a CDS encoding RNA polymerase sigma factor yields the protein MDEFEIIKKLKDGDEKAFVEFFNYYFDRVFNYVYRRVKMREVAEDLTSETFLKFIKSLKNFEIREGYHLDAWVYAIARNNVRDWFRQNLSRDVLPLEEKFEKVCHPILYDVYGSFTVEDVDQIVSAALNRLSEDYRSVLLMRFYERKSIKEIALTLGKTESAVKITQFRGLKKLKEIIEELLNE from the coding sequence GTGGACGAATTTGAAATTATAAAAAAGCTAAAAGATGGTGATGAGAAGGCATTTGTTGAATTTTTTAACTACTATTTTGATAGAGTCTTTAACTATGTTTACAGAAGAGTAAAGATGAGAGAAGTTGCTGAAGATCTAACTTCTGAAACTTTTTTGAAATTTATTAAGAGTTTGAAAAATTTTGAAATTAGAGAGGGGTATCATCTTGATGCCTGGGTGTATGCAATTGCAAGAAATAACGTAAGAGATTGGTTTAGACAGAATCTTAGCCGTGACGTGCTTCCTCTTGAAGAAAAATTTGAAAAAGTCTGTCATCCTATTCTTTACGATGTTTACGGAAGTTTTACTGTTGAGGATGTTGATCAAATTGTTAGCGCGGCTTTAAATAGACTTTCAGAGGATTATAGATCGGTGCTATTAATGAGGTTCTATGAAAGAAAGTCTATTAAGGAAATTGCTTTAACTTTGGGCAAAACGGAAAGTGCTGTTAAGATAACGCAATTTAGAGGATTGAAAAAATTAAAAGAGATTATAGAGGAGTTGTTAAATGAATAA